GTCGCAAAATTTCTAACGGAACTCTCTCCCATGCCGGACGATTTCGTTTTACAAATGCGCGCCATCCGTAAAACATTTCCAGGGGTGATGGCGCTGGAGGGCGTTGATTTTGATCTCGCTGCGGGCGAGGTTCACGTGTTGCTGGGAGAGAACGGCGCAGGCAAATCCACGTTGATGAAAATTCTCAGCGGCGCCTATCAAAAGGATAGCGGCGCAGTTTTTCTGAACGGGCATGAGATCGACATTAAAAGTCCGAAGCATGCGCGCCTGCTTGGTTTCAGCATTATTTATCAAGAGTTCAATCTTGTTCCCCATCTTTCCGCGGCTGAAAATATTTTTTTGGGAAATGAGCCGCAGCTTTTCCCGGGCATTATCGATCGCAAAAAGATTTTAAACAACGCGGAGAAATTGCTGGCAGCGCTGGGCGTTCGCTTCGATCCGCGCATGCCGGTGCGCTATCTGAGCGTCGCGCAACAACAAATGGTGGAAGTAGCCAAAGCCCTTTCTCATGAGGCAAAAGTCCTGATCATGGATGAACCGACTTCGGCATTGACCACCAGCGAAATTCAGGAATTATTTTCCACCATTCGCCGCCTCAAAGCCAAGGGCGTTGCGATTGTATATATTTCTCACCGGCTGGAAGAAATCTTCGAAATCGGCGATCGCGTTAGTGTTTTGCGTGACGGCAAATACATTGCAACACATCGCCTCGCTGAAACCTCCGCAGCCCAACTGGTGCGCTTGATGGCGAACCGAGAATTACGCGAACATTTTCCCAAACAAAAAGCTGCACCCGGCAAAGAATTGTTGCGGGTTGAGAACCTGACACGAAGCAACAAACTTCGCGATATTAATTTCTCACTGCGTCGCGGCGAAGTGCTTGGTCTTGCCGGGCTGTTGGGTGCGGGCCGCACGGAGCTGGCGCGCGTCCTGTTCGGTGTGGATGCCAAAGATAGCGGCCGCATTTGGATAAACGGCCGGGAAGTCAACCTTAAATCACCGGCCTCTGCCATCAAACTCGGCATCGGCTTTCTGACCGAAGACCGCAAAACGCAGGGGCTGGTGCTCGCTCTTTCCGTCAAAGACAATATCAGCCTGCCAAATGCCGGCAAACTCTCCCGCTTTGGCGTGATGAATACGGCTGCCGAGGAAAAACTTGCCAGCCGCTTTGTGGAAGACTTGCGCATCAAAACGCCGAGTGTAAAGCAAAAAACGCTTTATCTCAGCGGCGGCAATCAACAAAAAGTCGTGCTCAGCAAATGGCTCGCCCGCGAGGCCGCGCTTCTGATTTTCGATGAACCGACGCGCGGCATTGACGTGGGCGCGAAGGTAGAGATCTATCAACTCATGAATCAGCTCACCGCGCAGGGTGTGGGCATCATCATGATCTCATCCGAGCTGCCGGAAATTCTCGGCATGAGCGATCGCATCCTGGTCATGCATCAAGGCCGGATTAGCGGAGAGTTTGAGGCAGGTGAAGCGACTCCGGAAAAAATTCTAAACGCGGCGTTGGGGCGAAGAAACTAGTTCGTAACTCTCAGCCCGTAAGAGTCAGAATAAAAAATCTCACGCAAAGCCGCAAAGAACCCACAAAGTTTTTCTTTGCGTGCCTTGGCGGCTTTGCGTGAATTCTTTGTTTTTTTGCACGGCGTTCACTTTTTAAAAACTATATGTGTCGTTTTTGGGCTTTCACCTTTCGCATCACGCAAACATGGCAATCAAGCAACTCCTCGTCCATCACGGGCGGCAATTCGGCACCCTCCTCGGCCTGCTGGTGTTGTGCGGCGCCATGTGGCTTTTGACGCCCTACTTTCTGACGATTTCCAATCTGCTCAACATCGCGCAGCAAACTTCGATCAACGCGATTATCGCGGTGGGCATGACTTTCGTGATCATCTCCGCCGGCATCGATCTTTCCGTCGGCTCGATCGTGGCGTTTGCCGGCGTCGTGATGGCGAGTGTGCTGCAAACCGGAATTCCGTTGCCGCTAGCGATCACTGCCGGACTGATCACCGGAACGTTGTGCGGCATCATTAACGGGTTACTAATCACTTTCGGCAAATTGCCGCCGTTTATCGCGACGCTGGGCATGATGAGTATGGCGCGCGGCGCCGCCCTGGTTTATTCCGAGGGCCGCCCCATCTCCGGATTCGAAGCGAGTTTGCGCAATTTTGCGATGGGAGAGTTTCTGTTTGTGCCGCTGCCGGTGCTGCTGATGCTCGTTATTTATCTTGCGGCACATTTTGTTTTACAGCGCACCAAGTTCGGACGTTACACCTATGCCATGGGCGGCAATGAAGAAGCGACAAAACTCTCAGGCGTGAATGTACGTTTTCACAAAACCATGGTGTATGCCCTGTCCGGTTTGATGAGCGCCATTGCTGCCCTCATTCTCACGGCGCGATTGAACTCGGCGCAGCCCATCGCCGGCATGATGTACGAACTGGACGCCATTGCCGCAACCGTTATCGGCGGCACGAGCTTAATGGGCGGCGAGGGTACGGTGCTGGGCACACTGATTGGCGCGCTCATCATGGGCGTGCTGCGCAACGGTTTGAATCTCCTCGGCGTCTCCTCCTTTCTGCAGCAAATCATCATCGGTGCGGTGATCATCATTGCTGTGTTGGTGGATACGGGTTTGAAGTCATCCAAAAAATAAGAGCAGCTCGCAACATTTCAGTGCTGATCGCTTGCTGAAAATAATTCCAATAACCGAAGGAGGCATGATGAAGAAGCTTGCCGTTTTACTTTTGGCTTTTATCATTTTCCCAACGATTGCCTGCAATCGCGGCCAGGAACAACAACAAGCGCAAGGTCCGCGTGTGGCAATGGTGTTCAAAACATTGAACAACCCGTTTTTCATCGATATGCAAAAAGGCGCGGAAGAAGCGGCCCAGCGCCTCAATGTAAACGTGACGGTGCAGGCGGCTGAGCGTGAGCTTGACGTTGAAAAGCAAATGCAAATCATCGAGAATCTTATTCAAACAAAGGTCGATGCCATTTGTGTGACGCCCAGCGGTTCGCGCGAGATTGTGCCTGCCATCGCAAAAGCCAATGCCGCCGGCATTCCCGTGCTCATTGTTGACACCCGGTTGGATGAGACAGCAGTGCAAGAGGCCGGCGTTGATTATGCCACGTTCATCGGCTCGGATAATTATGAGGGCGGCCGCGTCGCCGGGCAGCATCTTATCGAACTTATGCAAGGCCATGCGAAAATCGTGATACTCGAAGGCATTCCCGGCCACGAAACCGGCGATGCACGTTTGCAGGGTTTTCGTGATGCCATAAAAAATGCCCCCGGCATGCAAGTCGTCGCTTCACAACCGGCGAATTGGGAACGCGATCAAGGTTTCAATGTTTGTCAAAATCTTTTGCAAGCCCATCCCGATTTCAACGCGCTGTTTGCCTGCAACGACATGATGGCGCTGGGCGCGATGGAAGCGATTGCCGCTGCCGGCAAAAGCGGACAAATCACCATCGTCGGATTCGACGCCATTGTCGACGCGCGCCAGGCCATTCTCGCTGGCACACTTGCCGCTTCGGTCGCACAATTCCCCATGGAAATGGGCAGACTCGCCGTGGAAAACGCGGTCAAATTGCTGGGCGGCGAGACACTTCCCAAATTCACGCCGGTGAAGATTGAATTGATCAAGCGCGACAATGCGGCACTGTGATATGGCTTTCTCAGGAGTGGTTGCCATCGCGCTGTTTCATCAATCTTGCGATTGTACTTTAAATAAAGCGTGCGAGTGATTCTCGAGGAGTGTTGTATGTCAGAA
The genomic region above belongs to Cytophagia bacterium CHB2 and contains:
- a CDS encoding sugar ABC transporter ATP-binding protein, with the translated sequence MPDDFVLQMRAIRKTFPGVMALEGVDFDLAAGEVHVLLGENGAGKSTLMKILSGAYQKDSGAVFLNGHEIDIKSPKHARLLGFSIIYQEFNLVPHLSAAENIFLGNEPQLFPGIIDRKKILNNAEKLLAALGVRFDPRMPVRYLSVAQQQMVEVAKALSHEAKVLIMDEPTSALTTSEIQELFSTIRRLKAKGVAIVYISHRLEEIFEIGDRVSVLRDGKYIATHRLAETSAAQLVRLMANRELREHFPKQKAAPGKELLRVENLTRSNKLRDINFSLRRGEVLGLAGLLGAGRTELARVLFGVDAKDSGRIWINGREVNLKSPASAIKLGIGFLTEDRKTQGLVLALSVKDNISLPNAGKLSRFGVMNTAAEEKLASRFVEDLRIKTPSVKQKTLYLSGGNQQKVVLSKWLAREAALLIFDEPTRGIDVGAKVEIYQLMNQLTAQGVGIIMISSELPEILGMSDRILVMHQGRISGEFEAGEATPEKILNAALGRRN
- a CDS encoding ribose ABC transporter permease, coding for MAIKQLLVHHGRQFGTLLGLLVLCGAMWLLTPYFLTISNLLNIAQQTSINAIIAVGMTFVIISAGIDLSVGSIVAFAGVVMASVLQTGIPLPLAITAGLITGTLCGIINGLLITFGKLPPFIATLGMMSMARGAALVYSEGRPISGFEASLRNFAMGEFLFVPLPVLLMLVIYLAAHFVLQRTKFGRYTYAMGGNEEATKLSGVNVRFHKTMVYALSGLMSAIAALILTARLNSAQPIAGMMYELDAIAATVIGGTSLMGGEGTVLGTLIGALIMGVLRNGLNLLGVSSFLQQIIIGAVIIIAVLVDTGLKSSKK
- a CDS encoding D-ribose ABC transporter substrate-binding protein; translated protein: MMKKLAVLLLAFIIFPTIACNRGQEQQQAQGPRVAMVFKTLNNPFFIDMQKGAEEAAQRLNVNVTVQAAERELDVEKQMQIIENLIQTKVDAICVTPSGSREIVPAIAKANAAGIPVLIVDTRLDETAVQEAGVDYATFIGSDNYEGGRVAGQHLIELMQGHAKIVILEGIPGHETGDARLQGFRDAIKNAPGMQVVASQPANWERDQGFNVCQNLLQAHPDFNALFACNDMMALGAMEAIAAAGKSGQITIVGFDAIVDARQAILAGTLAASVAQFPMEMGRLAVENAVKLLGGETLPKFTPVKIELIKRDNAAL